The genomic region CGGATCCAGCGACGGTTGAATCGGATGGGGCGGCGTATATGACCGTCGCGCAGGTCCTGATGAACCTGGATGAATTCGTCACCCGCGAATGACCACGATGACTCCGCAAGACATCATTCAGCTGACGCGCCGGGATTTTCTGGTGAACACCGCCCGTGGCGTGGGCGGGTTGGCGTTCGCATCGTTGTTGAAGGCGGACGGCTTGCTTGCGGCCGAACCCCAAGGCGTCCCGGATCTGTCGGTCGGGAATCCGCTTTCGCCCCGGCCTCCGCATTTTGCGCCGAAGGCGAAGCAGTGCATTTACATTTTCATGGAGGGTGGCACGAGTCAGGTTGATCTTTTCGATCCGAAACCGAAGCTGAACGAGTTGGATGGACAAAAACTCCCGGAATCGCTGACACAGAACGTGCGTTTTGCGTTTATTCAAAAGGAATCTGCCGTGCTGATGGGGAGTCCGCACCGGTTTCGCCGCTACGGTCGTTGCGGAATGGAGCTCTCCGAGATGCTGCCGTGTATCGGCTCGTGCGCTGAGGAAATCGCGCTCATCCGGTCCATGCATACGGATGCGTTCAATCACCATCCGGGCGAATTGCTGATGTACACCGGCGCGCAGAACTTTGGACGCCCCAGCGTCGGCTCATGGATCACCTATGCGCTTGGCAGTTCATCGCAAAATCTGCCCGGCTACGTGGTGTTGACGGCGGGCCGCGCTCCGAGCGGTGGCAACACGATGTTCACGAACGGCTTTCTGCCGTCGGTTTATCAAGGCGTGATGTTTCGCAACCAGGGGGATCCCGTGCAGGATTTGAGCAGTCCGGCCGGAATGACCGCGGAGATGCGGCACTACGGTCTGGACGCGTTGCGCGACTTGAACCGGATGCGGCAGAAAATTGTCGGCGACCCGGAGATTGCCGCCCGGATAGCGTCCTACGAGCTGGCGGCGCGGATGCAATTGGCCGCGCCGGAATTGACGGATCTCACCCGCG from Candidatus Angelobacter sp. harbors:
- a CDS encoding DUF1501 domain-containing protein — protein: MTTMTPQDIIQLTRRDFLVNTARGVGGLAFASLLKADGLLAAEPQGVPDLSVGNPLSPRPPHFAPKAKQCIYIFMEGGTSQVDLFDPKPKLNELDGQKLPESLTQNVRFAFIQKESAVLMGSPHRFRRYGRCGMELSEMLPCIGSCAEEIALIRSMHTDAFNHHPGELLMYTGAQNFGRPSVGSWITYALGSSSQNLPGYVVLTAGRAPSGGNTMFTNGFLPSVYQGVMFRNQGDPVQDLSSPAGMTAEMRHYGLDALRDLNRMRQKIVGDPEIAARIASYELAARMQLAAPELTDLTRESKETIEEYGVERDSGGMKTIRGGGPETFKTFARNCLLARRMVERGVRFVSIHHASWDHHNDLDSDLLFNCRVVDQPIAALLNDLKRRGLLDSTLVVWSSEFGRTPLGENRPSFHGRVSGRDHHPFAFSAWMAGGGVKGGQVIGVTDDLGWNIIDEPVHVNDFHATILRLFGLDHTKLTYRYQGRDFRLTDVGGKIVSKVVG